In Chthoniobacterales bacterium, a single window of DNA contains:
- a CDS encoding FUSC family protein, giving the protein MWRLPEDFTLRPEFRRGFRASVAFLIPLLICHWLGRTSDAILIAMSAQTMALPDLRGAYGMRLVILATITAAVAFAAVLGVWCGGSLVASILAAGFLALLGGVWRHLSADYGAHLSVASVLLFLLGLSQPGTLAHGWHLAGLIFIGGAGTALLHVVFWLFRPQHPLRYAVGETWVALSDVIASMRPPLDGAVAPVGLMMEKERELRLALDRTFVILGAAENKRRTALLQHLEEMRREVVHLAMRVTGLHAAWEPLMTSPSFAPHLPTMDSVIKALSDTARSVAITLISHRSENFAATEVRIQRCLHLIHVCEEQIAPTDASDNDLTQLQDALGKIALILPRIDATLATTIDHGPQGMARFPSRLPDLGGKSIRSVAVWMNPASQVDPVLVRHALRMALVMMGGVAVYKAFQIPHGYWIPFTMVVVLQPDFGSTRERAAQRIGGTFAGSLLGSALLWIKMPLLLLDGLAGLMSFGFAYYVKLRYGRAVFFVTIMIVLLTETIGPVHLDFTVSRLLCNAAGGAVALVAALLFWPIWEGGKFNTLLAASIRANRVYLASIARHLSAPSSDFEEVLASKRKAENASRYASTSLQRLLAEPGIAELAADRGTALTTYNQRITRALTAIAVHLAESPVGCDSFDQPIKELDQRLEKLAAFVEANEAHFGDLQSCPLPPQPPGPELQLIWSYLAKSLTETQAMALALDVPK; this is encoded by the coding sequence ATGTGGCGTCTCCCGGAAGATTTTACCCTGCGGCCGGAGTTCCGGCGGGGCTTCCGTGCGAGTGTGGCTTTTCTCATACCGCTGCTCATCTGCCACTGGCTGGGGAGAACGTCCGACGCCATTCTCATCGCCATGTCTGCGCAGACCATGGCGCTGCCCGATCTGCGCGGCGCGTATGGGATGCGGCTTGTCATTCTGGCCACGATCACGGCAGCGGTCGCCTTTGCGGCGGTGCTCGGCGTGTGGTGCGGAGGGAGCCTGGTCGCGTCGATCCTGGCGGCGGGTTTTCTGGCGCTGCTCGGAGGCGTGTGGCGTCATCTCAGCGCAGATTATGGCGCACATCTCAGCGTGGCGTCGGTGCTGTTGTTTCTGCTCGGGCTCTCCCAACCCGGCACGCTGGCGCACGGCTGGCACCTGGCGGGTTTGATCTTTATCGGAGGCGCGGGAACGGCGTTGCTGCACGTGGTTTTCTGGCTCTTCCGCCCGCAACATCCTCTACGCTACGCGGTCGGCGAAACATGGGTCGCTCTCTCCGACGTGATCGCCAGCATGCGTCCGCCGCTCGACGGAGCCGTGGCGCCAGTCGGGCTGATGATGGAGAAAGAACGCGAGCTGCGCCTGGCTCTGGACCGGACTTTCGTGATTCTCGGCGCCGCCGAAAACAAGCGCCGCACTGCCCTGCTCCAGCATCTGGAGGAGATGCGCCGCGAGGTCGTGCATCTGGCGATGCGCGTGACCGGATTGCACGCTGCCTGGGAACCGCTGATGACTTCCCCATCGTTCGCGCCGCATCTGCCGACGATGGATTCCGTCATCAAGGCGCTGAGCGACACGGCGCGCTCCGTGGCGATCACTCTGATCTCGCACCGGTCGGAAAATTTCGCCGCGACCGAGGTGCGCATCCAGCGCTGCCTGCATTTAATCCACGTCTGCGAGGAGCAAATCGCCCCGACCGACGCGTCAGATAACGATCTAACTCAACTCCAGGACGCGCTCGGCAAGATCGCGCTCATCCTTCCGCGGATCGACGCCACGCTGGCAACCACCATCGACCACGGGCCGCAGGGCATGGCCAGATTTCCCTCGCGCCTGCCCGATCTGGGTGGGAAATCCATCCGCTCCGTCGCTGTCTGGATGAACCCCGCGTCGCAGGTCGATCCCGTGCTGGTGCGCCACGCCTTGCGCATGGCGCTGGTGATGATGGGCGGCGTGGCGGTTTACAAGGCGTTCCAGATTCCGCACGGGTATTGGATTCCGTTTACGATGGTCGTCGTGCTGCAACCGGACTTTGGCTCGACTCGCGAACGCGCGGCGCAGCGCATCGGAGGGACGTTTGCCGGCAGCTTGCTCGGGAGCGCTTTGCTTTGGATCAAAATGCCGCTGCTCCTACTCGATGGGCTGGCCGGTTTGATGTCGTTCGGCTTCGCTTACTACGTGAAGCTGCGCTACGGACGCGCGGTCTTTTTTGTAACCATTATGATCGTGCTCCTCACGGAAACCATCGGCCCGGTCCACTTGGATTTCACGGTCAGCCGGCTGCTTTGCAATGCCGCAGGCGGCGCGGTGGCCCTGGTGGCCGCGCTGCTTTTCTGGCCGATCTGGGAGGGTGGAAAATTCAATACGCTGCTCGCGGCATCGATTCGCGCAAACCGGGTTTATCTTGCCTCCATCGCCCGCCATCTGAGCGCGCCGAGCAGCGACTTCGAGGAGGTTCTCGCCAGCAAACGCAAGGCGGAAAACGCCAGTCGCTACGCCTCCACTTCGTTGCAGCGCCTGCTCGCCGAGCCAGGAATCGCCGAGCTGGCGGCGGATCGCGGCACCGCGCTGACCACTTACAATCAACGCATCACCCGCGCCCTCACCGCCATTGCCGTGCATCTCGCCGAGAGTCCAGTCGGCTGCGACTCATTTGACCAGCCTATCAAGGAACTGGATCAGCGTCTGGAAAAGCTCGCCGCCTTCGTCGAGGCCAACGAAGCCCATTTCGGCGATCTGCAATCATGTCCCCTGCCCCCGCAGCCACCCGGTCCGGAGCTACAGCTCATCTGGAGTTATCTCGCAAAAAGTCTCACCGAAACCCAAGCCATGGCGCTGGCACTCGACGTCCCCAAATAA
- a CDS encoding DUF2062 domain-containing protein, which produces MKTWNLKQFARAQFAALHQIRDQPHAVAGGVAIGMFWGFTPLTGLKTLFSIACAWVFRCSKIAAAVAVSFHDILTPVWPIILRWEYDLGYWLLSHPHRFPPHLHMGEGHWRDWFHLKTLQVLWPMFLGSLAFAIPISLVSYWIVEKSLERYQHQHNSKSVI; this is translated from the coding sequence TTGAAAACTTGGAACCTGAAGCAATTCGCCCGCGCACAATTCGCTGCCTTGCACCAGATCCGCGACCAGCCCCATGCCGTTGCGGGCGGCGTCGCCATCGGGATGTTTTGGGGATTCACCCCGCTCACGGGGCTAAAGACCTTGTTCTCCATTGCCTGCGCCTGGGTCTTTCGTTGCAGCAAAATCGCCGCCGCCGTTGCGGTCAGTTTCCATGACATTCTTACTCCCGTCTGGCCCATCATCCTGCGCTGGGAATACGACCTCGGCTACTGGCTCCTGAGTCATCCGCACCGCTTCCCGCCCCACTTACACATGGGCGAAGGGCATTGGCGTGACTGGTTTCACCTGAAAACACTGCAAGTCCTCTGGCCCATGTTCCTCGGGTCGCTCGCCTTCGCCATTCCGATCTCACTCGTCTCTTACTGGATCGTCGAGAAATCCCTCGAACGTTATCAGCACCAGCACAACTCGAAGTCCGTCATTTAA
- a CDS encoding serine protease: MRLTFLQWIFLPMLAFIIATGTPAVLAQAPDAAAGETVFGGGLSLVLPPGWKTSVLNTSEPPKDRHQSFDDPDTLVLLAQARSGDAKRSASLTLLRDDSFGGHAGPMARKEMLARLNELVLASGFTSGRMSEKGHADGPRNVLLGTIDGVAADGQKRIFNCVTINRFPQSSFRCYWQYDPTDPVAQGEFDSWLATVSIDHSKVADVLSGASTMDVAASSSTPAVASADGTPPAAAGLPIPEIPSAATGEMINKNRASLIVVQGDKGMGSGFVCNFNGEPWLLTNAHVLSNNPHPRFSTIGGAVTANGPAFLAVDHDICKIKMPAGTAALEVMSEADSNIKIGDAIVVLGNAEGQGVIHPFQGHIVGMGPNLVEVDAPFVPGNSGSPIIHSATGKVIGIATYLVTKKVADTDEKTATGEKADKAVKETIRRFGYRIDNVQTWEPINWPRFYAQSAQASSIQTTGEEFQQLFADARAKKLFASSYHNVGIQRALDTYASRIRTGSHMSDADRSFAVRELLANLRTASQTDVRAFDSRNAYDYFRRTVADESRFRDEIYSGFTRSLNSTTP, encoded by the coding sequence ATGCGCCTTACGTTTCTGCAGTGGATTTTCCTACCCATGCTGGCCTTCATCATTGCCACGGGAACGCCAGCCGTGCTCGCCCAGGCGCCGGACGCCGCAGCGGGTGAGACCGTCTTCGGTGGCGGACTTTCCCTCGTGCTCCCGCCCGGTTGGAAGACGAGCGTCCTGAATACCTCCGAGCCGCCAAAGGATCGGCACCAGTCCTTCGACGACCCCGACACGCTGGTGTTGCTGGCGCAGGCCAGGTCGGGGGACGCCAAACGCTCGGCCAGCCTCACCCTGTTGCGCGATGATTCATTTGGAGGTCACGCCGGACCCATGGCCCGGAAGGAAATGCTCGCGCGTCTCAACGAACTCGTCCTCGCCAGCGGATTTACCTCCGGACGCATGAGTGAAAAAGGCCATGCCGACGGACCTCGCAACGTCCTCCTGGGCACCATCGACGGCGTCGCTGCGGATGGGCAGAAGCGCATCTTTAACTGCGTGACCATCAATCGTTTTCCGCAATCCAGCTTTCGTTGCTATTGGCAATACGACCCCACCGACCCCGTGGCCCAGGGGGAATTTGACTCCTGGCTGGCGACGGTCTCCATCGACCACTCCAAGGTGGCCGACGTCCTGTCGGGAGCTTCGACCATGGATGTTGCCGCCTCCTCTTCAACGCCAGCGGTTGCCAGCGCCGATGGCACCCCGCCCGCCGCTGCCGGCCTGCCGATCCCGGAGATTCCCTCCGCAGCCACGGGCGAGATGATTAACAAAAACCGGGCCAGTCTCATCGTTGTCCAGGGCGACAAAGGCATGGGTAGCGGCTTTGTTTGCAACTTCAATGGCGAGCCCTGGCTCCTGACCAACGCCCACGTTCTCAGCAATAATCCCCATCCGCGCTTCTCGACCATCGGCGGCGCCGTCACCGCCAATGGGCCCGCCTTCCTCGCTGTCGATCACGACATTTGCAAGATCAAGATGCCCGCCGGCACCGCCGCACTCGAAGTCATGTCCGAGGCCGATTCCAACATCAAAATCGGCGACGCCATCGTCGTGCTGGGCAATGCTGAGGGCCAGGGCGTAATCCATCCATTTCAAGGCCACATCGTCGGCATGGGCCCTAATCTGGTCGAAGTCGATGCCCCATTCGTCCCCGGCAACAGCGGCAGTCCGATCATTCACAGCGCTACCGGAAAAGTCATCGGCATCGCCACCTACCTCGTCACCAAGAAAGTGGCCGATACCGACGAAAAAACCGCAACCGGAGAGAAGGCCGACAAAGCCGTCAAGGAAACCATCCGCCGTTTCGGCTATCGCATCGACAACGTGCAAACGTGGGAACCCATCAACTGGCCCCGCTTCTACGCGCAATCCGCCCAAGCCTCCAGCATCCAGACCACTGGCGAGGAATTTCAGCAACTCTTCGCCGATGCCAGAGCCAAGAAATTGTTTGCCTCCAGCTACCACAACGTCGGCATCCAGCGCGCCCTCGACACCTACGCCAGCCGCATCCGCACAGGCTCGCACATGAGCGACGCCGACCGCTCCTTCGCCGTGCGCGAGCTGCTCGCCAACCTGCGCACCGCCTCGCAAACCGATGTCCGCGCCTTCGACAGCCGCAACGCCTATGACTATTTTCGCCGCACCGTGGCCGACGAAAGCCGCTTCCGCGACGAGATCTACTCCGGCTTCACCCGCTCGCTTAATTCCACCACGCCGTAG